GAGGCGGGCTCTTCCAAGAAGCAGATCACCGAAGACTACACATACCTGAGGAAACTCTTCAAGTACGACTTTATATACGATATGGAGCTTACGGACGTAGAGAGGGTAAATCAGGTCCTCGAATACCTCAAGGAAAGCGATATTATCGTAGAAAAGAACGGCCAATTCAAGATAAACAAAGGGATGGAGAAAAAGCTCTACATCTTTACCGGATTGATAAGGAATTACCTCGAATCGTACCTTGTAACACTCGTTACACTTCCGGACTATCTGGAGGGAAAAAAGAGGAGCGAAAAAGACCTTGTAAATCGAATAACCAAGGTCGGCGAAAAGATGTTCACCAGAGGCGAGATAACTAGGCCGGAATCTCTGTCTCGCATAAATATCAAGAATGCCCTTAATCTCTTCACCCACGAGGAAATCCTTACCATGAAAAGTGAGGTGGATGGAAAGAGGCAAACGAGATTCTACACGTTGGGGTCTGCGCGAAAAGGTTACACAAAAAAACTGCATGAATTTCTCGAGCGTATTGAAAAATAGACTGGCTTTGAATTATTTTCATTTTATTCTGAGGAATGAGTATCATGAATAACTTTAAGCCTTTCCTTATCTGGACGATAATTTTTCTGTTTCCCGTCTCCGGCTGCTCGCTTTTCAATATGGGGGTCAAGAGCAGGCATAACACCTACATACCTCCGTCTGAGGATAAGGTGTCGATTACGACCGAAAAGATCCCACCAGCGGAGGTGGTCGATACCTTCGAGGGGATGGCTTCCTGGTACGGGCCGAAATTCCACGGGAAAAAGACCGCCAGCGGCGAGATATTCGACATGTACGAGCTTACTGCCGCCCACAAGAGCCTTCCCATGGGAACCAAGTGCATCGTCACCAATCTTGAAAACAACAAGTCGGTAACGGTGAGGATCAACGACCGGGGCCCGTTCGCCAAGGAGAGGGTCATAGATCTATCATACGCCTCGGCGAAGGTTATCGACATGATCCACTCGGGGACGATCAAGGTAAGGGTCGAGGTGCTTGCCGGGGAGGCCACCGAGGAATTGGAGACAGCAACCGCCCCCGAATCCACAACGGACGATACGCCCAAACTCAACAACACCGGCGAGTACAAGGTTTACTTCACTATTCAGGTCGGCTCGTTCTCCAGCAGGGAGAATGCCGAGAGGCTTTCGGAGACGATAAAGGGTTACATCGAAAACGTATGGATCGAGGAGTTCGTCACCACGGAGTCGACCTATTACCGCGTTCGGGCGGGGAAATTCCCCACCAAGGAAGACGCGGAGAAGGGCGCCGAGGTTCTCTCGGAGGCCGGACACTCGGGATTCATCACCGAGATAAAGTAGAGGGAGAGCGGGCTGCCATCTGATTCGTGCCGTGTCAAAGGGGCCGACCTTTTGTAAGGTGGTTTTCGGTCTTGAAGTAGGGTTTGAAGTAGGATTTAATAAATAGAACACCCTTTTAATTTCAAGATCGGGGCCTTTAAAAACCTGTTTTGTTTAATATGGACGAAAAGCTAAAAAAGGGACTGTCTTCACTGACCTACGGTCTTTACGTCGTCACCGTGGACGACGGCGAGACGAAGTGCGCAATGGTGGCGTCCTGGGTCTCTCAGGTATCCTACAATCCGCCAAGGATAATGGTTGGGATAAAGAAGGTGCGCTTCATCCACAATATCCTCATGGAATTGTCCGAAGTATCCAAAAAGGACGGCGACGTGCACTTCGGCCTGATGGTGGTTCAGAAGGGGAGGGAGACAGACCTCAAGAGAATAAAGGCCGGAGATCAAAAGAGCCTCTTTTCCGGCGACAACGTGATTGCGGGAAGGTCGGGGGCGCCTCTCTTCAACGACTACCTTTGTGCCTTCGAGCTGAAGTTAGTGGAGACTCTGGACGCCGGTGACCACACCCTCTTCATCGGGGAGGTTGAAGACGTCGTTATCACAGGGGATGGGCCTCCCTCATCGACTTTGGATTACAAAAAGGTCTACATCGGGGATATTTAGGGAGGACGAAGCATGATCTCAAAGGAGGAGATAAGGGAGGAGCAGAAGAAGATCAACAGGCTGAGGACCTTGGTCGACCTCACCATAAGCATCATCCTTCAGGGCGACCTCCCCATCGAGAGGGCCCAGAGGCTCGTGGAGGGGGTGAAGAATCAGGCGATTGCCCTCTTTCCGGGAAAGGAGGAGACCTTCGAGCTTATCTACAGGCCCCGCTTCAACAGGGCGATAATGGAACGATACGGGCTTCATTAATGGCCGCCCATCCGGCCGTCCTGACTCTGCGGCTTTGGTCGAATTCTTCTGACCAGGCCCAACCGCTCATTTTCCGAAGCAGACTCCCGAACATCGCCCCGTCCCGCCGCTCGTTGGAACACAAGAAAATAAGCCGACCGTCATTTAAACCCGCTTCCGGTCACACAATCCGCTTATCCAGCCAGCCGTTGTCCCGGCGGCCTTACAGCTCCACCGGATGAATCTTGAGTATATACGCTGCACCGCCTCATACCGGCGTCAATTCTGCAATGTCAGCTCCCCGACAGAGAGAGAGAGAGAGAGAGAGAAGTGCCGCATCATTTAAAAGACACAAATACTTCAATCACCACGTTTGTCCCCCAGCGATTTCCAATCCTTCTCACCCCCGGCCGAACCTCAAACATCCCCTCGGCCCGAAACCTGTTGGCCCCGACAACCATTTTGTCCACAAGCTTTTGATCACGCAATCCGTTTAACCCGCCGCCCTTTGGCCCCTATAAACATTTGATCCACCACCTGTTGGTTCAGTAATCCATTTGGACCACCGCCTGATTTTCCACCATCACCAACACCCTATTTTTTACCCCGATCATCACCCTTACTTTTAGATTAAGCTTCTCTCCTCATCAAGTTTCTTCCGCTTCCCATCCGACTAAATGACAGAGAAACAATAGGGGCCGAAGTTTTTTTAGGGCCAGCGCTTCTTGATGAACGACAGGACAAGCTCCTCGTACATATCGGTGTAGTCTTCGTAGCCCATCGTGTGGGTACAGCCGGAGAAGAAGTATATCTCCTTGTCTTCGGCACCTGCGGCATCGTACATCTCGGTCGAGTATTCCGGCTTTATGTTGAGGTCTCCATCGCAGTGTAGTATAAGCGTGGGCACAACAACCTCTTTTATCGCCAGGATTGGGGCGACTTCACTCGGCTTGAAATGCGCCCTTATTCCCGCCAAAAGGAGGGCGGAGTCGACTATCGGGAACCTCGGTAGGCCGTAGAGGGCCTTTGCGTAGTCCGAAACTATTATCGGAAGCGACGGGTAGCTCGAATCCTCGATCAGGAGCTTTATCCTGTCGTCGTTTGCGGCGGCCATGATGGCTATCGCCGCCCCCATCGACTCCCCTAAGACGCCGAGCTGCTCGAGATTACAGTCGCCGCGCTTCTCAAGGTAGTCTACCGCGGATGAGACGTCATGACTCTCGTAATAGCCAAAGGTGCAAAAATCTCCCTCTGAGAGACCGTGGTACCTGTGGTCGTAGGCGAGGACGTTGTA
The DNA window shown above is from Candidatus Zymogenus saltonus and carries:
- a CDS encoding flavin reductase, with product MDEKLKKGLSSLTYGLYVVTVDDGETKCAMVASWVSQVSYNPPRIMVGIKKVRFIHNILMELSEVSKKDGDVHFGLMVVQKGRETDLKRIKAGDQKSLFSGDNVIAGRSGAPLFNDYLCAFELKLVETLDAGDHTLFIGEVEDVVITGDGPPSSTLDYKKVYIGDI
- a CDS encoding alpha/beta fold hydrolase, with amino-acid sequence MKFVKKAALVLLLIIVLGFGYAIWFFSGEIIRFETATIEEKIAEKKFHDLADYGVKPEEIEFTTLKDPKDVDGEKLTLKGWFIPGKSKESPTFIVLHGQNDNRIGSLKYSGMLARAGYNVLAYDHRYHGLSEGDFCTFGYYESHDVSSAVDYLEKRGDCNLEQLGVLGESMGAAIAIMAAANDDRIKLLIEDSSYPSLPIIVSDYAKALYGLPRFPIVDSALLLAGIRAHFKPSEVAPILAIKEVVVPTLILHCDGDLNIKPEYSTEMYDAAGAEDKEIYFFSGCTHTMGYEDYTDMYEELVLSFIKKRWP
- a CDS encoding septal ring lytic transglycosylase RlpA family protein encodes the protein MNNFKPFLIWTIIFLFPVSGCSLFNMGVKSRHNTYIPPSEDKVSITTEKIPPAEVVDTFEGMASWYGPKFHGKKTASGEIFDMYELTAAHKSLPMGTKCIVTNLENNKSVTVRINDRGPFAKERVIDLSYASAKVIDMIHSGTIKVRVEVLAGEATEELETATAPESTTDDTPKLNNTGEYKVYFTIQVGSFSSRENAERLSETIKGYIENVWIEEFVTTESTYYRVRAGKFPTKEDAEKGAEVLSEAGHSGFITEIK